In the Zingiber officinale cultivar Zhangliang chromosome 5A, Zo_v1.1, whole genome shotgun sequence genome, TATGCGGAAAACAGAATGACGTAAAAGTTGCAAAATATTAACCAGTTAGATGCCTAGAAAAAGCTCCTCTTAATTACATAAAAGTTAAGAAATGTCACAGTTGTCATCCTGCATACACTTCCATGACTTGGAAAATTTGACatgagaagaagaaagtgaaagataTATCATTGCCTGGAAGAATATTTCACTAAAACTTAGTTGATCACTAGAGAATGTGGCAAAATAAACCCAATAATCCTTACTTTCAGCTCCCTAAAGCATTTTCTCGTTTCTCCATTCCTTGTCTTTAGGTGCCTAGGTATCCATTATAAATCTTTTCATCATTTGAACTAAAGTCAGTATTTGCTTAAGACTCATTTACATCTCCAAAAAAAATTGTTAGAGATGATCAATCAGGCTATCAAGTGCAAATTACAAATTCCACCACCCTACTACGGTGATAATTGCAAGGGGAAAAGGCAAAAAGGAAACGAGAATGCCTACTATTGTCACAAGTGCAAACAGACACAATCTTACTGACTGCCAGCCCTGCGCATTTTGATACTGAGATCCTGCCAACAGGTCCCACTCCAACATCTTAATATCACTTTTCATTGATGAAAAGGAAATATAGATAATGGAAGTGTTCATTGCACCATAGGAGTGGAGTGGCAACAAAATTCTCTCCACGGTATTTTCTATCCTATCAATTTGTAtccaaaaaaaattgaaacttcATCATCAAGCTATCATTTATAAATAAAAAGTTCTAATGTGGACTTTTTACTTCTACTGAGTTACAAGTTGTAAGAAATATTACAGAAGTGTTTACAAAGCCTTAGCTGGAAAATAACCATAGCTACTGTTTGCATCTATAGTATAACAAGCAATCACATGGAGATTAATGATATTAATCATTTATAAAGCATGTTAAGATGTCAATACTTTAAACCAAATTGCATCAAAAATGAATGATATGTCAGCTATAGTTTTTGTAATTTTAATGACAGTTCAGGAATCAAATTAATACACCTGCAAAGAGATGAAAATTATGTTAATAAAGTATTAATTGTGAACCAAACCTCGTCAAGATCTTCAAAGGTATCTTTATCAATTGTTAGGGTCTTCCCTAAGCGTAGTAAACTGGTAATATCTTTGTGATCTTTTCCTCCCTCCACTATTTCTTTGTGAGCATGCACTCCATCAAAAACCTTTAAAGTCAAAGTTAAAAATGATGGCCCCTTAGAACTTGGTCTGATGATGCTCTCACCAGGTTCCTTATCAGATAGGTACtgtcaaaataaaaatatttggaatcaAGTTCAATATATTACCTGATTAGAAAATCAAATAATTGTCAGATCGTCATGTGCAATTTATTAATGCAACACACCTCTATTGCTTCATCGGCAGTGACATTCCGGAAGCAAGGGTGAACAATCATTCTTGGTTTAAAATGCTTCTTTGCAAGTTCCTTCTTCTTTCTAGCCTTCTCCATATCACTTTGCAAACTAATCTCATCCTCATGATAGTAAGGGTCACGATTACGGATGTTGAAAGGCCTATTCCTCAAATCAGAAGCCTTAGCAGTTAAGTAAACCACATGCCTATTCTTGTTAACATTCTTAATCTTGCAGGTAATTATATCACCTTCGTGTATCCTTTCAGGATCAAACCCTTCATCCGAGTAGTCATCAGACATAATCATACCTTTCAAACCAGAATCAAATGCACAAACAATACGGCTCTCTTGCACATGACGCACTGTAACCTGAACAATCCGCCCAGGGGAGATTGTCTCATCTGTTTCACCGGAGAGCATAGCAAACTCCTCCTCTGGACCTGGATCTTTAAATGGTTTCCGCAAATCCTGGAATCCATGCAGAAGCTCCATCTTTATATCATACAAGGTCTCACTTTTGTCAGTCCCATACCTATCAAAAATACTCTTGGCATACTCATTGATATCAAGCAACCTAAGCATGTCTGGCCTTTCCCTAACATGTTCAATTGCCATCTCCTGTATATCATCATCCATATCATTTGGTTCATCTGGAGCATCCTCAGCATAGACATCCTTTGCCAGATTCCTTGCCAGATCATAGGACTCTGGATGAATTCTTGTATCATCCAAAAGGTCCATAATATGACTACTAGCTGCTGCTGCACCACTTCGACGGACACGTAAAAAGCCAACACCATTAATGAACACTTTCTTTCTAAGAATTTTCCCCATAGGTATCTCCTTACGGTTAAAAATAGACCCAGCCCGAACAAATGCTCTTTGTAACGCAGATGCTTTTCGAGGCCCAAGACCAGAAATGAATTGTAGAGGAGCAAAAAGCCATTCATGGCTAGCAGCCAAGTTTATATCAAGGCCAACTTGGTTTGTAGCATCAATCATAACCTGCTCAACAACTTCATATTTTTCATCTGGTGTAAGGAAATGCTCCAGGGGACAAAGTTTCCATGACAATATCTCTTTTCCTGGTCCACAAAGTGTAGCAACCATGGCTAGAGGGTTTTGCAAGTATCGACCAAGAGCAACAGAACGCTTCACAataccttttaaaaaattaacattaaaaCAGATATAGCATGAAATCAGTACATAatccaaagaaaaaaaaacaattaccAGGTTGACCAGGAAGTTGATCTGAAGAAACCCTTGAATTCTCATAAAGACGTGGCAAGGATTCATCACCAAAAATAATACTGATGTTTTCCAAATCTCGACTTACATCCTTTGGATGATCCTCTACTATCTTGAAAATAACCTGCCACAAACAATGTTTTCAAAGCAATTAAGTGCACAAATCTGAAAAATTGCAATAGTCAACAGTAAACTAAATACCCGGGGCATACATATTCTGAAGCaagtaattttttcttttctgGAGTAAACATGATACATGATCTTAACTACTGACTTGTGTCCAGAAGAATATCTTCTGATAAAAGACCAAACAATCACTAATATAGAACCATATATAAACCAAAAATATATTATGATTCTCCAACATACAAATCCCACTTTAAGCATCGGAAATCAGAAATTTGTACCTCAAACATGAAGTTGATGACGGGTCAACAAACCATACAATATGTATGGAAAACATTTTTGAATTGGAGAATATGAAATACTTGACAAATTAGAACCTTAAGTCTATAATTATTTTATCAATCATCGTGTCAACTCCTTGGTAAATATATAGTGGACCCTTCTGATAACAATTCATCCATCTTTGCTATAATTGTTGCATCCCAAGGTCACAATCAATTTGTGTGGGGATTGGTCATcacaaaaatataaaatagcTGAATCTTGGCATTGCACGAGTCAAAGCATAAAAAGGAGTGAATGATAACAAGTTTAAGGTTGCTAAAAGTATCAAAATTTCTTAACACGGTTGTATACAAGAGTTAACAGAAATGAATAAATAATCAAAAAGATGGAAAAGAGAAAGACAGTCATTACGTACTTCATATATATCATCCTTTAGTTGCCTGCAGGCCATGTTTGCTGCTCCAACACAGACAGCATGAGGATGGTGATCTGTCATGAACTTTAAAACTCGGTGGTGATCATTTTTCTTTCTCTGTTGATCAGCGGCAGCCTGGGACCGAACACTTATTGAACCAGCATATAATACATCCACCATTTCGCCTGCTGAATCCAACATAACAATTGTAGTAGCTGGCTTGCCAGGACCCCAACAACAAGCCATTACTCTTGATTCAGACTCATCTTCCAAATCATTCTCTGCATCCTTCCGTTTGAAAGGCGCAATGGAGACTTTGTTCCATAATTGTTTTCCATATTCCATAAGAAGCCAGTTTTTTGCCCTAGCAGTCAAAAGTGACCGAGCTTCCTTTTCCATTATTGGAAGAATAAAAGTGAGAAATGAATCCTCCAATATCAGTTTCCGTTGCACATTCCAAAGTTTAGCAGATGTACTAACACATTCACTAAGATAACATTCAGAAGCATCCGATAACAATTTCTTCTGAATTTCATCAGGTAATTTAATTGTGACCTGAATCAGTTTCTCTGCTTCGCCTTTTTGGATAAGTAACCACTGTGCATCACTAAATTCAGACAATGGCTTGTTGCGAAGCCACTTTACACCTGCAAGTTGATGGTAAGGATCAATTGTGGTATTTCCTTCATGGGTAGGGCTTGTTGACACAACAGCCTTCTCCATAAAGATACTGCGCACATGTTTTCTAACATTAGGCTCACAGCCAATCTCTACAGCTGCCTGCAAGAGAACATAACTACAAAAGATCAATAAAGCTTCAGGCTAAGATTATTTCAAGAACACTGCATGCATAAACAGGAAAAGATGGCACATAGACATGCATACCATGTGCCTAGCTCCTTTAAGCACATCTTGAGGAGTTTCAAACAGTGTGCATGTAAAATTTGCAGCTATTTCTTCAGGTGTTTCTTTTCCATCTTCCAATTCATCTGATATCTGTTGGaaggaaataaaaaaagaaaaatgtaaaaaataataatagaaccTCTTTCACAAAAATCAACGAGCTTTTATTATGGAAGAAACACAAAATAAACCCCATCAACATGAACTTGTTTAGTGAGAATGTCAAGTCACGAACTGAATGATGAAATAGCACACACATACACCTTTGACTTATTTGGCAAAATAAAATtaggaaaaagtttttaaaaaaaaatcaccttTTCTAACGAGAGAAGTAAACCAAATTGTTCAGAATTTGCACCAAATTTGTTGGCAACTTCCCAAAGCCCAGCTTTGTGGCACATGCTGTACAATGattttctctttggtttcttaAATTGCCCATCCTCCATATCAACTTCGCCAGGTGGAAAATGTAGATTGAACTTTGCGTCGATATCATCAACCTCTCTTTCTGATTTTGCATCCCTTAATGCCTCAGTGATTGATTTAAAAAGCTGTTGATTCAACGCAAGTCTAGATTCATTATCAATTCTCCGGGCTTCTTCTTCAAAGCGTCTGTTATAGTAGGATTGAAGGGCGTTCTTCCTTTTCTGAAGCAACAACCATTTTTTGTCCAAGGTTTGAACTGCCCAAAGAACCTAAACAACAATTGAGATTGCTCTAAGAACATATTTCATCTCCAAACTATTTGCATAAAAGATACACCAGAATTAGTTATCAAGTACCTTATGAAATTTTAGCTTTGAAGTACCTTCACTCTCCTGCACATTGGCATCAGGATCCTTCAAAAGGCTATGACACAACTCCTTGCGATACATGCTAATGAAAGGAACCTGGAAAAAATACAACAGAGTATTCCATCTTTTCAAAAGCCCTCAAGATACATAATTTAAAACATCCAAAATAAAACCTACATCAAACTTCTGCACATGAATCATTGTCAATACATTTCCAATTTCCTCTTTGTTTATTTCTTTGAGAAACTGGTCATAACCAAATAGAGGAGAGATACCACCATTTGTAAGTTGGCTGTAGATCCAGGTACTCTCCTCTTCTATACTCTTATCATCTGTTGGAGGTGGCCCAGTAATATCTTCAGACAGCTGCAAAGTAAAGAAAGTCAACCATCAGTAGATATTTAGTAATCTGAAATAAGGTAATTGATCATGCTGCAATAGGTAAATTAAAACACTGGCAGTGAAGTTCGTTGCCTGAATTCTCTCAGGTACATCTGTTTCTCGTATACTGTCATCCTTTGGGGTCATATACTTCTCTGAAAGAATAAAAGGTTCAAACTCATCCTCCAGCTTCTTTTCACCCCAACTACTATCGCCAACACTGGAGGCTAGACTTTGCTTCCGGAGCATTAGAAGCTCATCAACATCACCAAATATCTCATGAGCTTCTTGTAGAGCAGAAGATGAAACTCCTGGAGCTTGGCCTGGCTTCTTTTTCTTTAGCTTTTTCTTTCTGTCATAAGTAAGCGTCCCAAAAACATTTAGAAAGCAGTGAAAAATACAAAGAGAGTACACAGAAATGTCCAGCAAGCAGAAATGTATCACACCTTAAAACAGCACCAGTCTCATCAACATCTTCTTCATCAACAATAAAATCTGCCATTTCATCATCGTCACCAATGATgtctgcatcttcttcttcttcttctggctGTTCCTCTTCCTCAGCAATGTCCTCAAGTGGCACCACTGAGTGATGAGATTGAAGGGTGAGTAGTTGCAAAATACTAATCAGCTAGTGAAACATATTCATTGTATGTGATTACCTTCATCATCCCCAAACAAACTACGTTTAAGTTTCTCTTCAGCTGTGCGGCTACCATGGCTGCTCTTATCCAAGTCTTCTTCATCTGAAAACCCAGATCGATCCTCCATGTCATTATCCCTTCCAGCCTTCTTCAAACGCTTAAATTTGCTACCCTGcagaaaattaaaaagaatagaAAATCAGAAACGCATACCCACGCAATGTTAATCATGAGTAACGATATAAGTAAGCACACCGGCTGGGGTCGATGGAAGCCAGTTATGTTATTATCCTGGAGCAACTCGTAATCGTCCTCATCAAGAACATAGTTCTTCTCCGAATCTCTGAAACACAGCTCAGATGTCCATTACTTATCAATTGCTAGAATCACACAAGTAAATTCAATCTGttaccttttcttcttcttcctttttctatGCCTCTCCTCATCACTATCctgcttctcctcttcctcctcctcttcctcttcttcttccacttCATCCACTATGAATCCATCCTGTTCGTATTCATCCTGGCCCTCTGCGGTTAACAACAGGAACAACGCATTAGGCACTAGAAGCCCCTTGCCTGGGAAGATAAATCCCCAAAAGACACCAAATTTACGGTCCAAATTAATCAAGATCTTAACTGTACCTTCCTCATCTTCTTCATCATCATTATCCCTGTCCGCAACGTCATCCGCATCCTGCTCCATCGCTCGTTCTTCTTCGTCCTCTTCAACCTCAACCTCCTCTGTGCGAAGGGAAGAGAAGTTTGGTGAGTTTATTGCCGAAagaaagagaagttagggtttagGATTGCTACAAATCGAACACCGAATTTTTCACCTTCGTCATCGGAGAGCACCGTTCGTCCGGCCATTGATCGGATCGTCAAAGTTTTGCCCGCACGATTTTGAGAGCGAACGTGTTTTTTGCGATCGAAGGAGAAACCTAAATCTACCGGAAATAAGAACCCTAAGCAGCAAGAGCAGGAATAAGAGGCAGAAATAAATATAGTACGCTATCACTCTAAATTTATTAATAACGcacttaaat is a window encoding:
- the LOC121981859 gene encoding transcription elongation factor SPT6 homolog, with amino-acid sequence MAGRTVLSDDEEEVEVEEDEEERAMEQDADDVADRDNDDEEDEEEGQDEYEQDGFIVDEVEEEEEEEEEEEKQDSDEERHRKRKKKKRDSEKNYVLDEDDYELLQDNNITGFHRPQPGSKFKRLKKAGRDNDMEDRSGFSDEEDLDKSSHGSRTAEEKLKRSLFGDDEVVPLEDIAEEEEQPEEEEEDADIIGDDDEMADFIVDEEDVDETGAVLRKKKLKKKKPGQAPGVSSSALQEAHEIFGDVDELLMLRKQSLASSVGDSSWGEKKLEDEFEPFILSEKYMTPKDDSIRETDVPERIQLSEDITGPPPTDDKSIEEESTWIYSQLTNGGISPLFGYDQFLKEINKEEIGNVLTMIHVQKFDVPFISMYRKELCHSLLKDPDANVQESEGTSKLKFHKVLWAVQTLDKKWLLLQKRKNALQSYYNRRFEEEARRIDNESRLALNQQLFKSITEALRDAKSEREVDDIDAKFNLHFPPGEVDMEDGQFKKPKRKSLYSMCHKAGLWEVANKFGANSEQFGLLLSLEKISDELEDGKETPEEIAANFTCTLFETPQDVLKGARHMAAVEIGCEPNVRKHVRSIFMEKAVVSTSPTHEGNTTIDPYHQLAGVKWLRNKPLSEFSDAQWLLIQKGEAEKLIQVTIKLPDEIQKKLLSDASECYLSECVSTSAKLWNVQRKLILEDSFLTFILPIMEKEARSLLTARAKNWLLMEYGKQLWNKVSIAPFKRKDAENDLEDESESRVMACCWGPGKPATTIVMLDSAGEMVDVLYAGSISVRSQAAADQQRKKNDHHRVLKFMTDHHPHAVCVGAANMACRQLKDDIYEVIFKIVEDHPKDVSRDLENISIIFGDESLPRLYENSRVSSDQLPGQPGIVKRSVALGRYLQNPLAMVATLCGPGKEILSWKLCPLEHFLTPDEKYEVVEQVMIDATNQVGLDINLAASHEWLFAPLQFISGLGPRKASALQRAFVRAGSIFNRKEIPMGKILRKKVFINGVGFLRVRRSGAAAASSHIMDLLDDTRIHPESYDLARNLAKDVYAEDAPDEPNDMDDDIQEMAIEHVRERPDMLRLLDINEYAKSIFDRYGTDKSETLYDIKMELLHGFQDLRKPFKDPGPEEEFAMLSGETDETISPGRIVQVTVRHVQESRIVCAFDSGLKGMIMSDDYSDEGFDPERIHEGDIITCKIKNVNKNRHVVYLTAKASDLRNRPFNIRNRDPYYHEDEISLQSDMEKARKKKELAKKHFKPRMIVHPCFRNVTADEAIEYLSDKEPGESIIRPSSKGPSFLTLTLKVFDGVHAHKEIVEGGKDHKDITSLLRLGKTLTIDKDTFEDLDEVMDRYVDPLVTHLKAMLSYRKFRKGTKTEVDDLLRTEKAANPMRIVYSFGISHEHPGTFILSYIRTSNPHHEYIGLYPNGFRFRKKDFDNIDRLVAYFQKNIDKLPPDSGPSIRTVAAMVPMKSPAWASSGGGSVASASAGSNDGWRGYNSDRERSTTPGSRTGDRFDSRSINSRDVHPSGVPRPGRGRGRPHGKGNNYGGIGHDSDYGTPKWSMNENDGLSTFPGAKVNNSPGKDPWGWGSGGSGRGNITGDSSSGGDWAGGHADRSKGGSREGSGAGGRGRGAWEVGNGAAPGWAGNVSGRGGWSGGSDFGGRTGEELANPNGSAAGFAASTGWSDSRR